A single window of Salmo salar chromosome ssa21, Ssal_v3.1, whole genome shotgun sequence DNA harbors:
- the tmem30c gene encoding LOW QUALITY PROTEIN: transmembrane protein 30C (The sequence of the model RefSeq protein was modified relative to this genomic sequence to represent the inferred CDS: inserted 1 base in 1 codon; substituted 1 base at 1 genomic stop codon) gives MANSMFNVVHVPLFRKGITWYTNKNVKFSNQPDENKTLTLAHVIEGTARPLYWXKPVYDLDPWDHNNGFINEDLIVWMREAAFPNFKKLYGXTRAREPFTEGLPTGNYCIHISYSSYYSSAY, from the exons ATGGCCAACAGCATGTTCAACG TGGTCCATGTTCCTCTGTTCAGGAAGGGCATCACCTGGTACACCAACAAGAACGTCAAGTTCAGCAACCAACCAGATGAGAACAAGACCCTAACGTTAGCACATGTGATTGAAG GCACGGCCCGGCCTCTGTACTGGTAGAAGCCAGTGTATGACCTGGACCCCTGGGACCACAACAACGGCTTCATCAACGAGGACTTGATAGTGTGGATGAGGGAGGCTGCCTTCCCCAATTTCAAGAAGCTCTATG GAACCCGAGCTAGAGAACCCTTCACTGAAGGGCTGCCGACTGGGAACTACTGCATCCATATCTCCTACAGTAGTTATTATTCATCTGCTTATTAA